One Deltaproteobacteria bacterium genomic window carries:
- the cas2 gene encoding CRISPR-associated endonuclease Cas2, which yields MFAIIVYDINVKRVAKILKICRKYLVWVQNSVFEGEITKAKLEKLKMELRKKMNEKEDSVIIYTFRTTRYSRREIMGLEKGGQDIIL from the coding sequence ATGTTTGCAATTATTGTATATGACATAAATGTGAAAAGAGTGGCAAAAATACTAAAGATATGCAGAAAATATCTTGTATGGGTTCAAAATTCTGTATTTGAAGGTGAGATAACAAAAGCGAAACTGGAAAAGTTAAAAATGGAACTCAGAAAGAAAATGAATGAAAAGGAAGATTCTGTAATAATTTATACTTTCAGGACTACCCGCTACAGCCGTCGTGAAATTATGGGATTAGAAAAGGGCGGGCAGGATATAATCCTATAA